The window tttcaatttcagTTCTTGGAAGAAGAGTTTAGAGGAATGTGAGAGCAACTAATTTAGAGGAATCCTGGACTTGAGGAAAACACAAACACTAAAGCTAAAACTATGACCGACGATGATTGTTTTGGAACTTTCAAGGGAAAGTTTATGTAGTTGAATGTTGAAGTAACTATGTGTTTGATTCAAATTGTTTGTACTGTACTGGGAATTAAAGTATTGGAATGAGCGTCGATGTTACTTTGAATACATTattgttaattaattattttcttttaatatttAGCCATGACTAATAATTGTTTTCACATTCATATTAAAAGTcaaaaactataaaaaaaaaattaacgacATTTATATATATCTGTCGCAAACACGATAGGTTAAGAACTCAAATTATTGACATTTGATAATGTCATAACTAATGTCACAAATTTTTTGATGACATTAATTTAAATGTCGGGATAAAAAACGACattgaaatttttgaaatttcATTTAAATGTAAAATAAATATCGGTAAGTGATTTTGTGACACTTATGTGACTTACGCCGACAGTTATAAAATGTCGTCATATGTCGTATTTCTTGTAGTGAGAGTTCTTTTCAAGTAAGGAGTCCCGCTCCTTAttaattatgcaaccttttcgttcaggGAATATCACATataaccacttatacttatccctttcaCGTGCATGACTTGTGCTTAAATTTGATCGTGCCCTGTGTTCACTGTCCATGGACCTaattcatgcatgtgttcctttgtcaatcgTCAAAACTAAAACCACTCAGGTCATCAtatgctctttttttttttttcatgtccCACGAATTATCTGATTATACTTTTTATACATAAGTTCAttagtattatttaaaaaaaaccaAAGttctatgtttttttttttttaattctagaGTCTTGGGAATTAGTGTTAAAGAGCAGATAGATTGATCATTATTTGAAAGCTATCCCTATTAGAAACTTCTATGTTTGGTTCTCGTTACATCTGAAGAAACATACATAACATTCAATAAGTAGAATGTATGCATGAGGtcttcttatttaattagttctACACATCTAGCTAAAGTTTAACTTATTAAGAAGTGAAataccaaaaaacaaaaaagcatAAAACTGAGTATTGACATGCTTTAATAACTAAAAATTGATTAAATTTGCGAATATACAAAttgttgtgggggggggggggggattaaaAGAACACATTCTATTAATTAACTGTTAAATGTGTGCTTTGgtgaatcaaaataaaaaattatgtaTAATTGACGAGAATTGTTCGAATTACATGTATAACAATCTAATACTATACTAGTGTACTACATTTCCCTATCTTATTCGTCAGCGAAATTAGTATTGCCTTTAACTTTAGCTCTGTAAATTGGGTAAGAAATGAAAACTGAAAATGTAGAACAATTGGAAAGTTGATATATTCTCTTTCTCGAAAGAAGGCTTATATTAAGATTCACCCCAATATCTTTATTAAAAGATAATTACATGAtatacctctctataacaacatccatatataatagtcattcactataaaaatcGAGTTATTCTCGAAACcgaatattatattatattatgttataatatatgtcctcTATAACAACACTTTACTATAGCAGCCATAAAATTTCGGAACAAATGAGGCTGTTATAAAAAGATTTTTACAGTATTAATTACACGACTTTGTGTTTTTTCTGTACATGACCTTCCCCAATATGTGTATGTTTGTGTCTCTATCCCTCTCATCCTCTGTATGCATCTATGTTTTCACAATTTACCTTGATATGTCgaaaattacataaataaaataacaacaataatacaaCAGATCTcattaaaagaaaagtaaaaatctGAGAGAAAAAAAAGATCGTATTATATGATGGTTTAATAAAATGAAGATAAGAGATTCTAAATGATCTCATATGCTGCATTAATTCTGATGAGTCATATTGTGATTGATTCTGATGAATCATATTGTGGATGTAGTGTGTGCAAGATACGAGTTCATTCGAAACCAGCAGAATTTGGATCAGATCATGTATATATGTTTAAATATTCACTAAGTACAAATAATAGATTTCATTTCCAATAAATCAAATTAATTCTGAATTAGACTCTGATCATGTTGTTAGCCTTTCTCTAGTAGTTTTCGAATGCACCAAACGCTCATCCTTCTTGTTTTTCCTTGGATGCAGCAATTTAGACAGAAAccctcttttcttcttcttcccgtTATTCTCCATTTCTCCTTCTCCCCTCCTCGTAACAAAAACCAATGACCTACTCTTTGTAAGCATATTATTACTCTTATTACCACTTCTCAAGATAGCCATAGTTTTCATCCTGCGATATGACGGAGAAGAACACGACGAAACATCGGAAgaggaagataaagaagacaaagTTGacgatgaagaaaaagaagaagtaacGGTTGTAGTATTGCTACGTGAAGTTTTTGAAAGCTTAGAGAGCTTTTCACTTAGACAAATGGAGCAAACCCCTGGCGATTGCTGGTGCTTTGAATGCTTTTTGCATAACATAGTACAGGACTTTGCTTTGTTGATTTGTTGCTGATTTCTGAAAATTCTCcatttgttttccattttttgtgtttttgttgGGAATTAAGTTggggctttgagggtataaatagAATGAAAGGTGCATGGCGTAGGTGGTTTCGGTGATAGTTCATGTGAGTTTCATAGCGTGCTTCTTGAAATATTATTAAACGACTATTTTTGACGAGTTGTCATTTGTTGAGATTTGAAAAGTACTTTGGCTGTTGGCCCAAAATGCAGTGCTGGAAATTGAAATTAAAAAGGGACGGTCAATTTTGGGTAGGCAAAGCAAGTTGTCTTCCGAAAAAGTGGGTTTCTAGGCAGAATTTAAGTTACATGcattaatattataaaattatttatGATAATTATTAATTGACAGAGGTTACCTTTTATGCACTTTTACACTATTAGGTTACTTAAATAAGATTACAAATAATCGTTCCTAATAAGTGaaattaatatatatacataatagaaATAAGTtaggttatatatatataaataatacgcTAAAATACATCGATAGGATATATGAACTATTCATGGTGTCAATGAATATTATAAGTTAAATTCTATTAATGGTACTCTGATTAAAATGGTAATTGACTTGTTATAGTCGGCTAAACACACCAATTGTACAAAAAAATCGGTACTATCAGTTTCTATAACTTAATCTTTGATGGAAAATGGCTTGAAGCGATGACCTAAAGATGGAGAGAAGAACTTACGCCTTGGTGGTTACACAAAATTACATTACTTTACCATGATTAAATAATAAATCAATTAAGATGAAAATAAACATTAATTActtataattaaataataaagtgttTGCACAAGTTACATGCCATGTTATCAATAATTTAGTTTATAAACGGAGTGagagaaagaaaaaaagcaaTTACGAACGAAATTTGTGGCTAATTAATAacttgtttggccaagtttctaaAATTAACTTATATTTGAAAAGcgtttttctcaaaaatatttttcaaaaaaagtaGTTTTGGCTAATTactttgaaaaatacttttgaaaagcaattagtgtttgaccaaactttaaaGTGCTTCtaatttttttctgtttttcaaaAACTACTGCTTCtagtcaaaaatatttttttctcttctaAAAACTTGCCCAAACATCTTAACTTTGAAAAAATACTTTtaatagaaaaaaaatattttttggccaaaaataaaagcttagccaaaaataaaagcttagccaaacaggctataaagaAGCCTAATCATGGTGCACTCTTCCATGTGAAAGTTGGATCTGTTTTATAATTCCCTCTACTTCAATAGTTATTCGGAAAAAGAAAACTAAAGGTAAATAAAGAATAGATGAAATTTGACGAGGACGACTTTTGTAAGATCAAAATCTAACATTCTTATGcatttttttgtttaattataTGGCCACGTTTATTTCAAGTTAGCACATAAATAAACTTCAAATTCCTTACCTATAAACgtttaattaaaaattttaggCAGCATATTAAAATCGCTGATTTTACTTCTTTCCTTTTGATATTTAATAAGTGTTCATTGACTTCACTTTTATATGAGATGACAAATCTATTGAACCAACAAAAAATAGGGTGGCGTCCCCCCCTTATCTCAACAACTGCAAATCATCCAAACCCCACTAAACTTTGTCACCCTTAAAAGTTGCAAAGCAGTCAATGAAGCACATAAAGATTGAAAGAGCGAGGAAATTGCTTTATTGAGATGGAAAATATTTGAATTGAAATTGAAAAGAGTACTCGAATTTGAAGTTGTTAACTTGATATTTGTGCGAGCTATGGCGGATTAAAGAGAAAGAAACCGTAGatgaaagaaagaagaagagagagaTGAAGATGAGAAAATGAGTTGGTCAATTCTGTTTTGACCGATCTGTCTTATTATTTGTAAATGTGGGCCTCTGTATACATGTACAAATGTGAACCAATTTAATTAAAAGTAAGAGAAGATATTTACAAACTAAAATACAATTAAAAGTAAGAGAAGATATTTACAAACTAAAATACAAGGAATTGGGCTGCCTCTCTCAATGGGCATGTTGCTTTCCTTTATCAGATTGGGTCGGGGACACATCTGGGTTaacacctcctcctcctccccctcccctccccctcccccttaaAGATGGAGGGTGAGAACACACCAAGCTTGCAAAGAATCCTATGATGTAGAGGACCAGAAAGAGCCTTAGTCATAATATCAGCCAATTGTTGAGCACTGGAGACAAACTGCAAAGAAATCAACCCAGAATTCAGACAAGTGCGCACATAATGACAATCAATTTCAATGTGCTGGATTTTTGACAATGTGAAGAGCTTCCTCGCTATCACAAAAAATGGGAACAGGGCTGGAGATAGGCAAACCAAGATTACCCAGGAGCCTAGTTAACCAAGTGACTTCAGTTGTCACTTTGCGAAGAgcctttttgtcacgacccaaaactaacccctgtcgtgatggcgcctattgtggaactaggcaagccgattcatttccaaaacaaaccgatattttaattttaaagataatttcaaggttatttaacataaaacccttCGTAatggagttccaatcaaaataaaagtgcggaaggaaaagcccgacatcggggtgtcactagtcatgagtatctactacaatctgtctaataatatcaaggctaactcggcctgaaaaatagctaaatacaactagaggaagataagagggagaagagcaggggctgcgatcgccaaacagctaccttgctatctccgagaaaattTGCAAcgagaacactcaataaccgctaccgtgaccAGCTACACCCGAATCGgcacacaaggtacagggagtaatgtgagtacgccaactcagtaagtaacaacaataaataaagactgagcagtagtgacgagcaataaaacatataacattcatatcgaaaaatttcagtaaaataccacatgcttttaaaaatcaggatttgaatcaaaacatctcgtttaacccagttctagtaaaaatcatttaaagatatttttcaacagttttcagacagagaaaaaatgcaaaggtgagcaaaaatgatgaaatcataaatagcccctccggcaaaacatcactcataaacagcccctcaggcaaacttcacagtcactcgtgccactcgggcatacctcacaatcactcttgccactcgtgcataccttacaatcactcatgcctcccagtcactcagcactcggcactcatactcagtaggtacctgcgctcactgggggtgtgtacagactccgaaggggctccttcagcccaagcgctataatctgcacggaaaaACTCATGTGctacatggataactcacgtgccataataataaagtatgctgcaggcgggcagccccgatccacactcatcctcactaataaggccctcggcctcactcagtcataaacccctcaagccactcgggcatttaagtaaaataaggcattcggcccaaaacatttatatgcatcaaaatagagtcataaaactgagttatgcgataaacaagtataaacatgactgagtatagattttcaatcgaaaataatgagaggatggtaagaaacagcccctaagggtccaaacagcattgacgcaaggcccaaacatggcattcggcccaattaacataaattctttctaaaatatataagtatcatatggtttcaacaaagtatgcaactttacagttgctacgggatggaccaagtcacaaatccccagcagtgcacgctcacacgcccgtcacctagtatgtgcgtcactaaaaatagtagaatgatacaaaatctggggtttcataccctcaatgaaaccctagattttgtatcattctactatttttagtgacgcacatgctaggtgacgggcgtgtgggcatgtgctgctggggatttgtgacttggtccgtcccgtagcaactgtaaagttgcatactttgttaaaaccatatgatacttatatgttttagaaagaatttctgttaattgggctgaatgccatgtttgggccttgcgccaatgctgtttggacccttatgggctgtttcttaccattctctcattgttttcgattgaaaatctatacttagtcatgtttatacttgtttaccgcataactcagttttatgactctattttgatgcatataaatattttgggccgaatgccctgttttactgaaatgcccgagtggcttgagaggtttataactgagtgaggccgagggcctgattagtaaggatgagtgtggatcgggactgcccgcctgcagcatactttattattatggcatgtgagttgtccgtgtagattatagcgcttgggttgaaggagcccctccggagtctgtacacacccccagtgagcgcaggtacctactgagtgcgagtgccgagtgacgagtgctgagtgactgggaggcatgaatgattgtgaggtatgcacgagtagcaagagtgattgtgaggtatgcccgagtggcacgagtgactatgaggtttgcccgaggggctatttatgagtgatgttttgcccgaggggctatttatgattttattatttttgctcacctttgcatttttgctctgtctgaaaactgttgaaaaatatctttaaataaattttactagaactgggttaagcgagatgttttgattcaaattctgatttttaaaagcatgtggtattttactgaaatttcccgatatgaatgttatatgctttattgctcttcactactgctcagtctttatttattgttgttacttactgagttggcgtactcacgttactccctgtaccttgtgtgcagattcggGTGTAGTTggtcacggtagcggttattgagtgtcctggttgcagattttcttggagatagtaaggtagctgtttggcgatcgcaacccctgctcttctccctctagttgtatttagctattttccaggccgagttagccttgatattgttagacagattgtagaagatgctcatgactagtgacaccccgatattgggctttttcttccgcacttttattttgattggaactccatTACGaagggttttatgttaaataaccttgaaattatctttaaaataaaaatatcagtttgttttggaaatgagtcggcttgcctagttccacgataagcgccatcacaataggggttagttttgggtcgtgacacttttacTCAGCCTCGGGTGAAGATAGAGATATAGTAGgatgtttcttgctcttccaagagaCAGGGCTGCCACCAAGAATAATGTAATAACCAGTCACTGACTTGTGTGAAATGGAGCAAGCTACCCAATAAGAGTATGAATAAGCTTGTAAAGAGAAATCAGAAGAACTAGAGAAGAGCATACCCTGGGAGGGTCATTCAACAAATATCTAAGCACATGTATAGCAGCTAGCATGTGAGG is drawn from Nicotiana tomentosiformis chromosome 12, ASM39032v3, whole genome shotgun sequence and contains these coding sequences:
- the LOC104112301 gene encoding uncharacterized protein, with translation MENKWRIFRNQQQINKAKSCTMLCKKHSKHQQSPGVCSICLSEKLSKLSKTSRSNTTTVTSSFSSSSTLSSLSSSSDVSSCSSPSYRRMKTMAILRSGNKSNNMLTKSRSLVFVTRRGEGEMENNGKKKKRGFLSKLLHPRKNKKDERLVHSKTTRERLTT